A genomic stretch from Helianthus annuus cultivar XRQ/B chromosome 1, HanXRQr2.0-SUNRISE, whole genome shotgun sequence includes:
- the LOC110874606 gene encoding sister chromatid cohesion 1 protein 3 isoform X1 translates to MFYSHNLLARKGPLGTVWCAAHLQNRLKKPNYISVNIPSTVEKIMNPEVPIALRMSGHLLFGVVRIYSKKVEYLQHDCNSLRIEISKAYANADINLPEDANQAKYESITLPDNFALDLMGIEDHDLNGYTYFTLFHSNLDPTFESQTCINFLITITSLKN, encoded by the exons ATGTTCTACTCTCACAATCTGCTTGCAAGAAAGGGTCCGTTGGGCACTGTGTGGTGTGCAGCACATCTTCAAAACAGACTCAAGAAACCCAACTATATTAGTGTCAACATCCCCTCAACTGTTG AGAAAATAATGAACCCGGAAGTCCCGATTGCCTTAAGAATGTCCGGGCATCTTCTATTTGGCGTTGTTAGAATTTACTCAAAGAAAGTCGAGTATCTCCAGCATGACTGTAATTCTTTACGTATAGAAATAAGCAAGGCTTATGCAAACGCCGATATTAATCTACCCGAAGACGCAAACCAAGCAAAGTACGAGTCCATTACTTTGCCTGACAACTTTGCCCTTGATTTAATGGGTATCGAAGACCACGACCTAAATGGGTATACCTATTTTACCCTTTTCCATTCAAACCTTGATCCTACTTTTGAGAGTCAAACATGCATAAACTTTTTGATAACAATTACATCATTGAAAAACTAG
- the LOC110929343 gene encoding phytosulfokine receptor 1 produces the protein MSFSLVNSRNISSLVLRNNSFSALIDLNCSAMVNLKLLDLVDNKFTGSIPNNLPACPLLKTIDLGGNNLTGQIPETFKNFNSLCYLSLSMCNLNNLSGSLQILHTCPNLTTLVLSRSFDNEEIFHLFPNLSYFAAHSNNLDGRMPFSLVNSRSISSLVLRNNSFSGFIDLNCSAMVNLKLLDLVDYKFTGSILNNLPACPLLKTVDLGGNNLTGQIPETFKNFNSLCYLSLSMCNLNNLSGSLQILHTCPNLTTLVLSRSFDSEEMSSDAKLQFKKLKTLVIPSCKLTGRIPVWLNGLTKLRILDLSWNELTGSIPLFLGSLQSLVYLDLSNNYLSGEIPKSLTGLPDLQFHETFVLFSVEMEIAGDEDCRRRRSLEKKIGGDVEEWCGKETELKWILSFSDRRERPTLDGEGEDRVGRDGVRSIAGAGRVGDDPHIV, from the exons atgTCCTTTTCGCTTGTGAATTCTCGCAACATTTCGTCGTTGGTATTGAGAAACAATTCATTTTCTGCTTTGATTGATTTGAATTGCTCGGCGATGGTGAACCTTAAGTTGCTTGATTTGGTTGATAATAAGTTTACAGGTTCGATTCCGAATAATCTTCCTGCCTGTCCATTGTTGAAGACCATAGATCTTGGTGGAAATAATCTAACAGGGCAAATACCGGAAACATTTAAAAACTTTAATTCATTGTGTTATCTTTCTTTATCAATGTGCAACTTGAATAACTTATCTGGATCGCTACAAATTCTACATACGTGCCCAAATCTTACGACTCTGGTCCTTAGCCGAAGCTTTGACAACGAAGAAATCTTTCACTTGTTTCCGAATTTGAGTTACTTTGCTGCGCATTCGAATAATCTTGATGGGAGGATGCCCTTTTCACTTGTGAATTCTCGCAGCATTTCGTCGTTGGTATTGAGAAACAATTCGTTTTCtggttttattgatttgaattgTTCGGCGATGGTGAACCTTAAGTTGCTTGATTTGGTTGATTATAAGTTTACAGGTTCGATTCTGAATAATCTTCCTGCCTGCCCATTGTTAAAGACCGTAGATCTTGGTGGAAATAATCTAACAGGGCAAATACCGGAAACATTTAAAAACTTTAATTCATTGTGTTATCTTTCTTTATCAATGTGCAACTTGAATAACTTATCTGGATCGCTACAAATTCTACATACGTGCCCAAATCTTACGACTCTGGTCCTTAGCCGAAGCTTTGACAGCGAAGAAATGTCGTCTGATGCTAAACTACAGTTCAAAAAGCTCAAAACTCTAGTGATTCCTAGTTGCAAGCTCACGGGTAGGATACCTGTTTGGTTAAACGGGTTAACCAAACTCAGGATACTGGACTTGTCATGGAACGAGTTGACCGGAAGTATCCCACTCTTTTTAGGAAGTTTGCAGTCTTTGGTTTACTTGGATTTATCAAACAATTATCTAAGTGGAGAGATCCCAAAAAGCCTAACAGGATTACCCGATCTGCAGTTTCATGAAACCTTTGTCTTGTTTAGTGTAGAGATGGAGATCGCCGGAGATGAAGATTGCCGGAGAAGAAGATCGTTGGAGAAGAAGATCGGCGGAGATGTGGAGGAGTGGTGTGGGAAG gaAACAGAATTGAAGTGGATTTTGTCTTTTAGCGACCGTCGCGAACGTCCAACACTTGACGGTGAGGGCGAGGACAGGGTGGGGCGGGATGGTGTGCGGTCCATCGCCGGGGCTGGACGGGTGGGGGATGATCCCCATATCGTCTAG
- the LOC110874592 gene encoding uncharacterized protein LOC110874592, producing MMEVKLLFRFMVVLYLFMAPNWWCYAGRSRFPKNKHVVKSIKSPDGDIIDCVHISHQPAFDHPLLKNHTIKMRPSYHPNWIKDDNITSTKGKAITQLWHSNGKCPKGTIPILRTNEEDVSKYVKKKKSLPFAYSIDPEFTSVNENHEYAIVRTQGNFFGTKATFNLWNPKVQENDEFSLTQLWVTAGPDSDVNTIEAGWQVYQGKYKDATTRLFIFWTSDGYKQYKCYNLDCPGFIQTNTEIAIGGSLSPTSQVDGSQYEMTILIWKESKEGLWWMQVNGNVIGYWPASLFSYLSESSSRVEWGGEVINLRSGGHHTTTQMGSGHFPQEGYRKASYIRNIEIVDDSNTLRSPQDLLTITPQESCYDIVKGINDNWGSHVFYGGPGQNPNCP from the exons ATGATGGAGGTAAAGCTGCTTTTCCGTTTCATGGTGGTGTTGTATTTGTTTATGGCGCCAAATTGGTGGTGTTATGCTGGCAGAAGTAGGTTTCCTAAAAATAAACATGTAGTTAAATCTATCAAG AGTCCCGATGGTGATATAATAGACTGCGTTCATATCTCTCATCAACCAGCTTTTGATCACCCACTTCTTAAAAACCATACCATTAAG atGAGGCCAAGTTATCATCCAAACTGGATAAAGGATGACAACATAACATCAACCAAAGGGAAAGCAATTACTCAATTATGGCATTCAAATGGAAAATGCCCAAAAGGGACAATCCCCATTTTAAGAACAAATGAAGAGGATGTATCAAAGTatgtgaagaagaagaaaagtctTCCTTTTGCTTATTCCATTGATCCTGAATTCACCAGCGTGAACGAAAACCATGAG TATGCAATTGTAAGGACTCAAGGGAACTTTTTTGGAACAAAAGCAACATTTAATCTTTGGAACCCAAAGGTTCAAGAAAATGATGAATTTAGTTTGACTCAACTATGGGTAACAGCAGGTCCTGATTCAGATGTGAATACCATTGAAGCTGGTTGGCAG GTCTATCAAGGGAAATATAAGGACGCTACCACCAGGTTATTCATCTTCTGGACT AGTGATGGATATAAACAATATAAGTGCTACAATCTTGACTGCCCCGGTTTCATCCAAACCAACACTGAGATTGCAATTGGGGGCAGCCTATCTCCTACTTCACAAGTTGATGGTTCTCAATATGAAATGACCATACTTATCTGGAAG GAATCGAAAGAAGGGCTCTGGTGGATGCAAGTTAATGGAAATGTAATAGGATACTGGCCGGCCTCACTGTTTTCATACTTAAGTGAGAGCTCATCAAGAGTAGAATGGGGCGGGGAGGTGATTAACCTACGCTCAGGCGGTCATCATACAACTACCCAAATGGGCAGTGGTCATTTCCCTCAAGAAGGGTATAGGAaagcaagttatataagaaacaTTGAAATAGTTGATGACTCAAACACTTTAAGGTCTCCTCAGGATCTCCTCACAATCACTCCCCAAGAGAGTTGCTATGATATTGTGAAGGGCATCAATGATAACTGGGGTAGCCATGTTTTCTACGGTGGACCGGGTCAAAACCCGAACTGCCCATGA
- the LOC110874606 gene encoding sister chromatid cohesion 1 protein 3 isoform X2 has protein sequence MFYSHNLLARKGPLGTVWCAAHLQNRLKKPNYISVNIPSTVEKIMNPEVPIALRMSGHLLFGVVRIYSKKVEYLQHDCNSLRIEISKAYANADINLPEDANQAKYESITLPDNFALDLMGIEDHDLNGILLTLQHKLKKIFKVISCEV, from the exons ATGTTCTACTCTCACAATCTGCTTGCAAGAAAGGGTCCGTTGGGCACTGTGTGGTGTGCAGCACATCTTCAAAACAGACTCAAGAAACCCAACTATATTAGTGTCAACATCCCCTCAACTGTTG AGAAAATAATGAACCCGGAAGTCCCGATTGCCTTAAGAATGTCCGGGCATCTTCTATTTGGCGTTGTTAGAATTTACTCAAAGAAAGTCGAGTATCTCCAGCATGACTGTAATTCTTTACGTATAGAAATAAGCAAGGCTTATGCAAACGCCGATATTAATCTACCCGAAGACGCAAACCAAGCAAAGTACGAGTCCATTACTTTGCCTGACAACTTTGCCCTTGATTTAATGGGTATCGAAGACCACGACCTAAATGG GATACTATTAACTTTGCAGCACAAGTTGAAGAAAATTTTCAAGGTAATAAGTTGTGAAGTTTGA
- the LOC110874606 gene encoding sister chromatid cohesion 1 protein 3 isoform X3, with the protein MFYSHNLLARKGPLGTVWCAAHLQNRLKKPNYISVNIPSTVEKIMNPEVPIALRMSGHLLFGVVRIYSKKVEYLQHDCNSLRIEISKAYANADINLPEDANQAKYESITLPDNFALDLMGIEDHDLNGLKSYIYFAWKTPP; encoded by the exons ATGTTCTACTCTCACAATCTGCTTGCAAGAAAGGGTCCGTTGGGCACTGTGTGGTGTGCAGCACATCTTCAAAACAGACTCAAGAAACCCAACTATATTAGTGTCAACATCCCCTCAACTGTTG AGAAAATAATGAACCCGGAAGTCCCGATTGCCTTAAGAATGTCCGGGCATCTTCTATTTGGCGTTGTTAGAATTTACTCAAAGAAAGTCGAGTATCTCCAGCATGACTGTAATTCTTTACGTATAGAAATAAGCAAGGCTTATGCAAACGCCGATATTAATCTACCCGAAGACGCAAACCAAGCAAAGTACGAGTCCATTACTTTGCCTGACAACTTTGCCCTTGATTTAATGGGTATCGAAGACCACGACCTAAATGG GTTAAAATCCTATATATACTTTGCATGGAAAACCCCACCCTAG